One window of the Tachypleus tridentatus isolate NWPU-2018 chromosome 10, ASM421037v1, whole genome shotgun sequence genome contains the following:
- the LOC143230292 gene encoding uncharacterized protein LOC143230292 isoform X2 translates to MSIQTLYPKVQQHQRGVDPSIQPEEIRQTIEPQIQAKVYAVHRIYSKNSNHPTHFMKIVTTSKYSADCILRDGCYYHIFHFRAERPHRRPFNTWSNKAPRYRKQPTEIFQHETTKIPPSPDRIRRNMKTDSDYPTQKTTTPIVSNTPSSSSSRKKKDSSCQTSIPVPQNSTTSQTQTITKITIDVTAQTEKQSTSTQKTQTKISRRNKASQTSEEQLTEEQPVVPPPRPRFSLAPMGFKCGNKFMMKLPPDLQDCS, encoded by the coding sequence gggcgtcgacccatcaattcaaccagaagaaattagacaaaccatagaaccccaaatacaagccaaggtatatgcagttcatcgaatttattctaagaacagtaatcaccccacacacttcatgaagatagtgacaacgtcgaagtacagtgccgactgtattttacgagacggctgttattatcacatatttcactttagagccgaacgcccgcATCGACGACCATTCAACACTTGGTCAAACAAAGCACCCAGATATCgaaaacaaccaacggaaatcttccaacatgaaactaccaaaataccgccgagtccagaccgtattagaagaaacatgaagacggattcagactACCCGACTCAGAAGACGACAACTCCCATTGTTAGTAACACgccaagttccagtagttcaagaaagaaaaaggacagttcatgccagacttcaatcccagttccacagaattcaacaaccagccagactcaaaccattacgaagataaccatcgacgtgacagcacaaactgaaaaacaatctacctccacgcagaaaactcaaaccaaaatctcgagaagaaacaaagcatcacagaccagtgaagaacaactcaccgaagaacagccagtagttccaccaccaagaccacgtttctcacttgcaccaatgggcttcaagtgtggaaacaagttcatgatgaagttaccacccgatctacaagactgcagctaa
- the LOC143230292 gene encoding uncharacterized protein LOC143230292 isoform X1, whose protein sequence is MCQPWNTEFKVSCSPTKSPVNLYSVFLRGVDPSIQPEEIRQTIEPQIQAKVYAVHRIYSKNSNHPTHFMKIVTTSKYSADCILRDGCYYHIFHFRAERPHRRPFNTWSNKAPRYRKQPTEIFQHETTKIPPSPDRIRRNMKTDSDYPTQKTTTPIVSNTPSSSSSRKKKDSSCQTSIPVPQNSTTSQTQTITKITIDVTAQTEKQSTSTQKTQTKISRRNKASQTSEEQLTEEQPVVPPPRPRFSLAPMGFKCGNKFMMKLPPDLQDCS, encoded by the coding sequence atgtgccagccatggaacactgaatttaaagtaagttgttcccctactaaaagtccagtcaatctttattctgtattcctcaggggcgtcgacccatcaattcaaccagaagaaattagacaaaccatagaaccccaaatacaagccaaggtatatgcagttcatcgaatttattctaagaacagtaatcaccccacacacttcatgaagatagtgacaacgtcgaagtacagtgccgactgtattttacgagacggctgttattatcacatatttcactttagagccgaacgcccgcATCGACGACCATTCAACACTTGGTCAAACAAAGCACCCAGATATCgaaaacaaccaacggaaatcttccaacatgaaactaccaaaataccgccgagtccagaccgtattagaagaaacatgaagacggattcagactACCCGACTCAGAAGACGACAACTCCCATTGTTAGTAACACgccaagttccagtagttcaagaaagaaaaaggacagttcatgccagacttcaatcccagttccacagaattcaacaaccagccagactcaaaccattacgaagataaccatcgacgtgacagcacaaactgaaaaacaatctacctccacgcagaaaactcaaaccaaaatctcgagaagaaacaaagcatcacagaccagtgaagaacaactcaccgaagaacagccagtagttccaccaccaagaccacgtttctcacttgcaccaatgggcttcaagtgtggaaacaagttcatgatgaagttaccacccgatctacaagactgcagctaa